A DNA window from Branchiostoma lanceolatum isolate klBraLanc5 chromosome 17, klBraLanc5.hap2, whole genome shotgun sequence contains the following coding sequences:
- the LOC136422992 gene encoding uncharacterized protein, producing the protein MVDLCKIQQSFPSKMLLKHRRPITLWVVFLLATVGCFHVAGHISFGFTAIKLTNVMMRTPKPVAIHHNPKGKNESIACVIENSLGDGCTGMGFASLVLQTIDDITTCLARGFVPTVIWTECDYCGPPGNGQNYWTWYFEGRNEDIVQQAKTRICMGPARIPVACPSVYLTRSGAMGELVDFRFADMENKVTEYFQPITAETRALVNHVISGYLQPAARVKNIVDTFYQSSMANSVNIGVHVRMRACHIKEMVLFHQTLPKLQDFVQVVQRLIKDIAKTNSGREIRIFLASDIDEVIEEFKSKFGENRVLHIGAFRGETLDKKFAKKSSGQQLGDQVLSDILLMAKCDYFVHDESNVASVVYYFNPNLKSYFVSGDASDFRRLNAQPHFDSEELFRQAVARETRNLMIIPDWRDFSSWARLKTWVRGLRGFLGSLFAEQERDIAQLKCFYNNLKWSKCRNEFVRSKFASNSDMKKLMGL; encoded by the exons CAATTAAGTTAACGAATGTGATGATGAGGACCCCTAAACCAGTTGCCATCCACCACAACCCCAAGGGGAAGAACGAGAGCATCGCCTGTGTCATCGAAAATTCTCTCGGAGATGGCTGCACGGGGATGGGGTTCGCCTCCCTCGTTTTACAGACGATAGACGACATCACAACATGTCTT GCACGTGGATTCGTTCCAACAGTCATTTGGACAGAGTGTGACTACTGCGGGCCGCCAGGAAACGGACAGAACTACTGGACTTGGTACTTTGAAG GCAGGAATGAAGATATAGTGCAGCAAGCGAAGACTCGGATTTGCATGGGACCCGCTAGGATTCCTGTCGCTTGTCCTTCG GTTTACCTGACTCGATCAGGAGCAATGGGGGAGTTGGTAGATTTTCGGTTTGCCGACATGGAAAACAAGGTGACAGAATACTTCCAACCAATAACAGCAGAGACCCGGGCTCTTGTCAATCACGTCATATCCGGTTATCTCCAGCCAGCCGCTCGAGTCAAGAACATCGTGGATACTTTCTACCAATCCTCCATGGCGAACAGTGTTAATATAG GTGTTCACGTGAGAATGAGAGCATGTCACATTAAAGAGATGGTACTCTTTCACCAGACACTTCCAAAACTGCAAGACTTTGTCCAAGTCGTGCAGCGTCTTATAAAAGACATCGCCAAAACAAACTCCGGTAGAGAGATCCGCATATTCCTTGCCTCTGATATTGACGAAGTTATTGAGGAATTCAAGTCCAAGTTTGGGGAAAACCGAGTCTTGCACATCGGCGCTTTCAGGGGAGAAACACTTGATAAAAAATTCGCAAAAAAAAGCTCTGGACAGCAATTAGGGGATCAGGTGTTGAGTGACATTTTGTTGATGGCAAAGTGTGACTACTTTGTCCATGATGAGTCAAACGTCGCTTCTGTTGTGTACTAttttaaccctaaccttaagAGTTACTTCGTCAGTGGAGATGCCTCAGACTTTAGACGACTTAATGCACAACCTCATTTTGATTCTGAGGAACTTTTCCGTCAGGCCGTTGCCAGGGAGACGCGCAACTTGATGATCATTCCTGATTGGCGAGATTTCTCGTCTTGGGCTCGTCTTAAGACCTGGGTTAGAGGGCTGAGGGGATTTCTTGGATCATTGTTCGCAGAGCAGGAAAGGGATATTGCTCAATTGAAGTGTTTTTACAATAACTTGAAATGGAGCAAATGTCGCAATGAGTTTGTAAGATCAAAGTTTGCCAGCAATAGTGACATGAAGAAATTGATGGGTCTGTGA